A segment of the Pseudomonadota bacterium genome:
CCGTTTCCGTGGACACATCGTAGGCGACTAATATCAACACGACGACAAGCTCAACGATGCAGGTACGGCACGTAGGCAGGCGCGTCGCGCCGCAGATAGCGCGCGAGCATGCGTGCCTGCACGTGCGGCAAAAGACCGATCGATAGCTGCTGGCCAAGTACGGGGTGGACGAGGGCTTCCTGCTTGCGTTCCTGGTAAGCGCCGATGACAAGCTTGCGGCCCTCGTCGTTCAGAAGGACGGCGCCCCCAGGACGCTTATCGAAGTGCTTGATCTGGATCTGCCCTCGGTTGATCAATGTCAACGCGAGCCGATCGGCGATCACCGAGCGAAACTCTTCCAAGATATCCAGGGCGAGCGCCATGCGTCCCGGCCGAACGGCATGCAGAAACCCGAGCTGCGGATCAAGTCCCACGCCCTCCACGGCGCTGCGGCAATCGTTGAGAAGGACCGCGTAGAGGAACGACAGCAGCGCATTCATGGGATCGAGTGGCGGACGGCGCGTGCGTGCCTCGAACGCGAATTCGTCACGGATGCGGTCGCGCATCAGGTAGCGGAACGACTGGAAATAGATCCGGGCCGAGTTGCGTTCCTCGCCGCGCAACGCATCAAGATCAGATGCGTGCGGGAGCTTGCGCAAATGCCCCGCGATGAGCCGCGCATTCTGCACGAGGGCGGCCTTGTCGCCTTCGTTTTCGCTGTCACGCGCGCCCCTCAGCAAAGTGGTGCGGCTGTTGCGGAGCTTCCCAGCCAGGAAACCGCGCACCAACTCCAGCGTTTTCTCCGCATCGTCGGCGGTCCGGTACTGCGCTAGGCGCAGCAGTATATTACCGTTGACCGGGCCCTCGACGCGCGCCTGGAAGCGCCCGCCGCGTTGCAACCACACGACGCTGCGCCCGTCCGCCATGCAACGGCCGAGCAGCGCCGGGCTCAACATCACATCGCCGAAGCAGACGATCCCACCCAGGTGGTGCATCGACACTTGCAGCCGCTTTTCTTTCTCCACCATCACACACACGGTCTCCCCTTCGAGCCGCAGGTAGGCCTCGGGTGTCGTTACATACAGCGTATTCAGAAGCAAGGTCATGCGGTTCCTCGCGGAGGCAGTCTCATACCGCGATCACTTCCTCATATGTGAAGTGCAACCGGATGAAGCGTGGCGCTTGCTCGCCCTCGAAATGACAGCGTACTGCATCCCGGACCTGCAGATGCAGACTCTCTAAATCGTCTGCTTCCGTGAAGATGGATGCGTCCAAAGCGCGCGCCGTGAATCCCCCCTCCGGAGCCTGCTCGACCAAGAAAAATATCTCGCTCATTTCGGCCTCCCGCATAATGTATTACTTAACCGCCAAGTATAGAGTGGCATACGGAGTTCCGTCACAGGGCTTCGTCTTCGGCTCGAAAAGATGGGCCTTGATTCCCATGATCTCGCATGCTGCCCGCGCGAGATCCGGCTGACAGATCTCGCGCAATGAACACTCCCCGCAACGCCTGGGATCCTCGGTGATAGGTGGCAGCTCTCTCTTCGAGAGCAACACTCTTACCGCAGCCACCGTGATCTCCACCTCGCGCCGCAACGCTTCGTTCATGATCACTTCCCGCCGCCGGCGTGACTGCTGGTGATAGATGGCACCTTTTGTTATGGCTCGCTCGAGCATCTCCTCAAGGCAAAGCGCCTGCGCCGCGAGCTGCAAATCATCGTTGATCCAGCGGCGGCGCTTACCGTGCTTGTACTCGACGGGGTAGACCGTTCCGTCCGGATGAAACTCCACGGCGTCACAGCGGCCGGACAGGCCCAGCCGGCGGCCCCACACCGGCAGAGCATACTCGACCCGCACGCCCGCGCTCACCTCGTGTCGCTGCCGGTCCACGCGCTCGTGCTCGTGCGTGCCGCGCAGCGTGTGCACGTTGTCCTCGAACTCACCTTCGGCGTGGATGAGATAACAACGGCGCGGGCAGTAGGCGTACTGGTTGAGGGCGGAGATGGGGATTGGATCGTCCACCATTGTCCACGCTTAAGGCAGTGGTCGCCGACGCACCGTTTGCTCGCCGACGACGACGAAATACCCCTCGGCACTCGCCGGATCGGCAATCAAATCGAGCAGGATGGCTGCCGGACGTACTGGCGGGTACGGTTCCTGGCGCAGGTATGATTGCCGGAGGCGGAATCAACTGCCGGGAAAACACCAGTTCTCCATAATCGCGGTCAAAGGTCACCAGCCAGCGTGCCTGTTCTCGGGCCATCGCCAACACGGTCTCATCCGATGCAGCCGGCATCGTTTCGATAATCGCCACCACGTCTACCCCACGTTCGCGCAGTACCCGCAAGGCGGGTATAGGAAAATTCTCATTGACCAGCAAGCGCACCGTCATGCCGTCGCCTTGTGGATGGCGATGTATTCATCAGCATCTCGACCGCAAACGCCAGCGCCGCAAGGATGTCCTCGCGGGTGAGGTGTGGGTAGGAAGCCAGAATGTCATCGAAGGTCCAGCCATTGGCCAGCCAGCCGAGGATTAGCTCCACGGATATCCGCGTACCCTTGATGGTCGGCTTGCCGATCAGGATATCGGGATTGGAAACGATGCGGTCGCGCCAGTTCACATTCGTGCCGAGAATCGGATTACCGCTCATAAAGTTCTTCGCGGGAATAACGCAGCAGGCTGACGTCGGCTTGGAATTGATCGACGAAGGCGTCGATCTGCTTTCGCCGGGTTTCTGTGTCATCTGAAAGATGCTTGGGAATGAGCACGACCTCGACGGGCTGATTCAAGAAGGCGTCAGGAATTTCCACCGTGAGCTGGCGGCTCGTGGGAGGAATGGTTTGTGACCACATCGGTTGACTTCTTCAGTTACGTCTCGACTAAGTTACTCCGATTAGCATTCCAAACCCAGACTTCGACGGTGTTGGGTATGCCCTCATGACGAATCATCACATTGTAACCTTGAAACCGACGTGGAGCCGTCACGCCTTCGAGTTTGGCAAGATCAATCAGGTTGCCGTCTTCCGAATCTTGCGCTAATGTCGAGCACCCCCGTGCGCCGGGTCAAGGGCATCGCTCGTCGCTTTCGTGACTAAGGGTTAGCCAGAGAGCATCACTTCAAGGGTTTGGCCGCCATCCGCTTGAGGGCGCCCGACACTGGATCCATTTTGATGCCGGTGTTCTCCAAGGCTACCGTCCCCAAAATAGGTTCGCAATCCTTGGGGCCGAAGATGATCTGCGCGACGGTTTCGCTGCTCATAAAGCTGATGCGGGCAAAACCGAAGGGATATTCCACGACTTCGCCGTTCGCGAGGTCGTAAACATCACGCCCCTCGATCTCGATGCCGGCCGCTTCCAATGACGAAGCCGGTGCCAAGCAATCGATCGCGCGCGTATCAACCACAAATTCCGCCTGGTACGGAGGCTTGTCCTTTCGTAAATTTGTGACGCTCACCGTGACACGCATGATGTTCATGGCGTTTTCTCTTGGAGGTCAGATGACAATGGAGCCAGATACGATGGACTTTCAAAAGGTGGTTAATCGTGCTTAACGAGCCTGCCTTGGGAGTCATCCCACACCCAAAGCTCCACGCCAGCCGGTAGCCGGTCGCGGGTTACGCGCACTCCGTAGTGAGAGATTTTTCGCGGGCTAGTGACGCCATCCTTTTTCATTTCGTCTTCGTTCTTGTGTATGTCGATCACCTTGCCGAGATCGAGCAAGGCTTGAGCTGGTGCACAGCCTAACATCGCCTGACGCTTACGCTGTTCCAGGTCCGAGTCGGGCCGACGTGCTTGAAGACGTATAGCCCACGGCAGGCCATCATGCCCTTGCTGGCCGAGCGGTCGTGATCGTACATATTGGCGAGGGCTTGCCAGAACAAATCGAGATCGGCATCGCCAAAACCGGTGCCTTGGGCCAGATTGGCGCTGACGAAACCTTTGGCGGCATAGAGGCCGTAAGGGATCAGGTTCTTGCGGCCCATAGTGCGGAGTTCGTCCTCGGGTTGTTTCGCTTCCCACTCTACATGCTCCTGATAGCTTGCATCGCTCTTGATTTCCTTCGTCGTTGGCGTCTTCGCCATTCTGGTAATCCCAATATCAAGGGGCAAAACAGGATCGATTGAACGGGCGAAAGAAAACTGCACAGGGCCGCGAACCTGCCCGGCGTTTGCCCCGGTGCTCATTACCGCACCAAAGGTTCTCACATCGTAAAAGGTTTGACACATCCATTTTCTTGCTTCGCCAGCCTGACGCTTGGTTGCTTTTCCTTCCTTTGGAACAGCACCGTTTGTTTTTTCATGCGCCAATGCGATGGGTTTGTTTAGATTTGTCGAGTGCTCCACAAAAATAGCATTGGGATCCTGATTCCCACGCGCAAGCTGCACGTAATTGCGCACCCGCCGTTTCAATGCGACATCGGACACCAGCCCGCGCATATCCTCCGGGTCGATACGCGGGGCGTTGCCGGCATCCGGGTCACCGTTGGGGTTGCCGTTTTCACAGTCAGATAGAAAAAGAAATTCATAGCGGTTAGAAATGGACATTACAATGTCTCCTTGTTTTGTGGCCGTTGATTAGTCTTGGTCTTAGGTCGTGACTTCCCCATTGGCATTGTTGCTCTTGCCCGCGTTGAGAGCAGCCAATTGCTGGTAATACCCTAGAGCAAAGAGACTTTGTTCTTCTAAGGCGAGGGTTCTAGGCACACTGTCCCGAATGCAGCTCATGACTTCTGCGAGCTGGTTTTCGTACCAATAGGCGAGTCCCCCTTCCAGTTTGTTCAAATGGTTTTTAGCGTTGGCGGTGAGCCGCCCCAGGATCAAACCGGGCGTTTGGCTGGCAGCGGTGTAATACCGTTGCACCACGCCCGCGCCGACGTCGCCGAGCGCGGCCCGTTGCAAACGGGCTAATACAGCCAACAGCCTACCGCAGTGGTAAGCCGGATGAGGGTGTTCAGGGTTGAGGTAGGGGTGCATGGCAGTGTCTCCTTGGCGAATTAGATAAGCCTTTATGAGTCCCATGCGGGCATGGGACGCGGGTTGGTCGTTAATCACATCGATGCGGGCGCGCAAGGTCGCTTGCGCCAGCGCTGCCCCTGGAATGACGCCACCGGTGACCGCGCCACGCCAAAGTTGCTGCAACCAGGGGGAAGGCAGGTCCTTGAGGTCCCGCACCAAGCTACCGGCCACGGCCAGAAACTTGGGTGGCGCTGCCAGTCCCTTGCCATCGCGCGGCACGATAGCCAAGTCTCTGAACCAGCTTTCCACGTTGGCGGTCAGCGCCTCGAACGTGCCTTGCATCAACTCGCGCACCATGACCCGCCCGGCCTGCCCGGACAGCAGCAAAGCGACATAGCGGTTATTGGACAAATCCGCGCGTTTGCCTGTGCGGATCGCGATAAGTAGTTCGTGTGCTTTGAGTTCGGCACTGGCGGCGGTCTGTTCAGGCGGCTCTTTGAGCCAGCCCAGAGGGTCGTCTTCGACGGCCACGCTTTCCGTGTACCAGTAGTCCGCCAAGGTCTTGCCGAGCTTGGTGCCTTTTTCGGCAATGAGTCGATTCAAGGTCTCGGTGTAGGCCGTCGCGGTCTCTTCCGACATCGCGGCGTTCGCGGATTGTTCTAGACCGTAGGATTGAAACGCCTGCTTGTCGAATCCGACCATGATGTCGCCCGTTCCCAGGCCGCCGACGCCGGCCAACCCCTTAATCTTGGGGTGAGTGGTGGCGGGTTCTATGACATCACCGGTCACTAGGCAACGCATTTTCACTGAGTTGGTTTTCGGTGCGCGCAGGCTCAATCGAAAATTCCGCCACCATTCTCGCCATTCATCCCGTTCTAACGGATTGATAGCGTCAACAATCACCGTGGCGCTCTCCGTTGGCTTGGCCTTGAGCCGCGTCAATTCAGCTCGGATGGCCTCCAGTGCATCGGTGTCAGTCAGGAGGGTGGAGGCTGCGCTCAGATACGGTGGCTCTGTCGCCGCGCTGCCAAGCAGGTTCACAAAGTAATCATGCTTGGCGGCAAACTTCTCGCGGTCCTTTTCGTCGGTTTTGCTGTCTAGATATAGCGCCACCGTGTCCAATCGTTCCGCCAGGAAATGCGCTCTAGGCTCGCCGCCGCCGACCAGTTCAGGTTGTGATAGATTCGGGCAGCTGTCGAACGTTCGGCCTTTCCTTTCACCCAGCGGCACCACCCCGGTGAACCGCCCGTCGCCGGTGCATGTGATGGCCCATTCACGGTCTTGCGGGCAAAGCCGGGCTCGGATTCACCGGCTTGCTTCAATACCAGATTAAGCATGGCTCATC
Coding sequences within it:
- the cas4 gene encoding CRISPR-associated protein Cas4, translated to MVDDPIPISALNQYAYCPRRCYLIHAEGEFEDNVHTLRGTHEHERVDRQRHEVSAGVRVEYALPVWGRRLGLSGRCDAVEFHPDGTVYPVEYKHGKRRRWINDDLQLAAQALCLEEMLERAITKGAIYHQQSRRRREVIMNEALRREVEITVAAVRVLLSKRELPPITEDPRRCGECSLREICQPDLARAACEIMGIKAHLFEPKTKPCDGTPYATLYLAVK
- the cas7c gene encoding type I-C CRISPR-associated protein Cas7/Csd2; the encoded protein is MSISNRYEFLFLSDCENGNPNGDPDAGNAPRIDPEDMRGLVSDVALKRRVRNYVQLARGNQDPNAIFVEHSTNLNKPIALAHEKTNGAVPKEGKATKRQAGEARKWMCQTFYDVRTFGAVMSTGANAGQVRGPVQFSFARSIDPVLPLDIGITRMAKTPTTKEIKSDASYQEHVEWEAKQPEDELRTMGRKNLIPYGLYAAKGFVSANLAQGTGFGDADLDLFWQALANMYDHDRSASKGMMACRGLYVFKHVGPTRTWNSVSVRRC
- the cas8c gene encoding type I-C CRISPR-associated protein Cas8c/Csd1 — its product is MPLGERKGRTFDSCPNLSQPELVGGGEPRAHFLAERLDTVALYLDSKTDEKDREKFAAKHDYFVNLLGSAATEPPYLSAASTLLTDTDALEAIRAELTRLKAKPTESATVIVDAINPLERDEWREWWRNFRLSLRAPKTNSVKMRCLVTGDVIEPATTHPKIKGLAGVGGLGTGDIMVGFDKQAFQSYGLEQSANAAMSEETATAYTETLNRLIAEKGTKLGKTLADYWYTESVAVEDDPLGWLKEPPEQTAASAELKAHELLIAIRTGKRADLSNNRYVALLLSGQAGRVMVRELMQGTFEALTANVESWFRDLAIVPRDGKGLAAPPKFLAVAGSLVRDLKDLPSPWLQQLWRGAVTGGVIPGAALAQATLRARIDVINDQPASHARMGLIKAYLIRQGDTAMHPYLNPEHPHPAYHCGRLLAVLARLQRAALGDVGAGVVQRYYTAASQTPGLILGRLTANAKNHLNKLEGGLAYWYENQLAEVMSCIRDSVPRTLALEEQSLFALGYYQQLAALNAGKSNNANGEVTT
- the cas1c gene encoding type I-C CRISPR-associated endonuclease Cas1c, with protein sequence MTLLLNTLYVTTPEAYLRLEGETVCVMVEKEKRLQVSMHHLGGIVCFGDVMLSPALLGRCMADGRSVVWLQRGGRFQARVEGPVNGNILLRLAQYRTADDAEKTLELVRGFLAGKLRNSRTTLLRGARDSENEGDKAALVQNARLIAGHLRKLPHASDLDALRGEERNSARIYFQSFRYLMRDRIRDEFAFEARTRRPPLDPMNALLSFLYAVLLNDCRSAVEGVGLDPQLGFLHAVRPGRMALALDILEEFRSVIADRLALTLINRGQIQIKHFDKRPGGAVLLNDEGRKLVIGAYQERKQEALVHPVLGQQLSIGLLPHVQARMLARYLRRDAPAYVPYLHR
- a CDS encoding 2-oxoisovalerate dehydrogenase; its protein translation is MSEIFFLVEQAPEGGFTARALDASIFTEADDLESLHLQVRDAVRCHFEGEQAPRFIRLHFTYEEVIAV
- a CDS encoding clan AA aspartic protease, translated to MNIMRVTVSVTNLRKDKPPYQAEFVVDTRAIDCLAPASSLEAAGIEIEGRDVYDLANGEVVEYPFGFARISFMSSETVAQIIFGPKDCEPILGTVALENTGIKMDPVSGALKRMAAKPLK
- a CDS encoding DUF433 domain-containing protein, with product MNWRDRIVSNPDILIGKPTIKGTRISVELILGWLANGWTFDDILASYPHLTREDILAALAFAVEMLMNTSPSTRRRHDGALAGQ